The genomic window GACGTAGGCGCGATGCGCGATCGCCAGCGCCGAGTACGCGTTCTGTTCTGCCAGCAGCACCGTAGTGCCCGCACGGTTGATCCGCTGGATGACCTCGAACACCTGCTTCACGACCAGCGGCGCCAGGCCGAGCGACGGCTCGTCGAGCAGCAACACCTTGGGTCGTCCGAGGATTGCGCGGCCGATCGCCACCATTTGCTGCTGCCCGCCGGACAGCGAGCCGGCCGGGTCGTTCTGCTTTTTTTCGAGAATTGGAAACAGGCCGAACACCTCGTCGAGCGAACGCTTGATGCCGGCTTTGTCGCTGCGGTGGACATAGGCGCCGAGCACCAGATTCTTTTTGACCGACATCATCGGAAAAAGCTTCCGTCCTTCGGGACAGTGAACCACGCCGGCTCCGACGATCTGCGCCGGTCGCTTGCCGACCAACTCGCTGTCGGCGAATCGAATGCTGCCGGCACTCGCTTTTTGAATGCCGCTGGCCGCCATGAAGATCGATGTCTTACCCGCACCGTTGGCGCCCAGCAGAACCACCAGTTCGCCGGCAGACGCATGCATCGTGACGCCGCTCAGTGCGCGAAAGCTGCCGTAGTGAAGGTCGACGTTTTCAAACCGCAGCATGGTCGGCTCCGGCATGGGTTCCCGCATCGGTCCCGAGATAGGCTTCGATGACTTGCGGATCGCGGCGGATTTCGGCCGGCGTTCCTTCGGCGATCTTGGCGCCGTTGTTGAGCACGACGATCTTGTCGGCCAGCCGCATGATCATGTCCATCTTGTGTTCGATCAGACACACGGTCTTGCCATGGTCGACCAGCTTTCGAATCAGTGCCGCAAGTCCCACGGTTTCTTCGGGATTGACGCCACCGGCGGGTTCGTCGAGCAATAGCAACTCGGGGTCGGTTGCCAGTGCCAGCGCAAAGGCGACGCGCTTGCGCTCCTCTTGCGTGATGTCGGCGGCGATGCGGTTCGCGATATGGGAGAGGCCGACGAAGTCGAGCGACTCCCGTGCCTTCTCGCGGCACAAGCGCTCTTCGCCTTGGAGCCTCTTGCTGTTGACCACGACATCCCACAGACCCGACTGCGTGCGCAGCCGATAGCCGACGATCAGGTTGTCGAGCACCGTTGCGTTGTCGAACAGGTGAGTCGACTGAAAAGTACGTGCAATGCCGAGACCTGCCACCTGATCGGGCCGCAAGCCCGTGACGTCTTGTCCCTTGAATTCGATGCGTCCGGAGGTCGGTTTGTGCGTGCCTGCCACCAGGTTGAAGAAGGTGGTCTTGCCGGCGCCGTTGGGGCCGATGATGGCGCTGACCTGGCCGCGCTCGAAGCGCGTGGTGACGTGGTCGACGGCGGTAAGGCCGAAGAAGTGCTTGGTCAGGTCGGTGATCTCAAGCATGGTGCTTCGCCTTCGCCTTCGCCTTCGCCGTCGTTTCGACGAACTGCGTGGTCGTGGTTGCGGCCGCAGCAGACTCCGCTGCATCGGCGCGCCGCGCACGCCGCTTCAGGTAGGTGCCGACGATGCCATTGGGCAAGAAGATGATGAGCGCGATCAGCACGGGACCGAAGACGACCATGCGGTAGTCCTGCAGGAACTGCAAGCTCTGTGTGAGCCATGTGACCAGGAAGGTGCCGACCAGTGGTCCGAGCAGCGTGCCGATGCCGCCGACCAGTATGAACATCACGAGGTCGAAGGTCACGGTTTCGCTTGCGAGATCGGGACCGAGAAAGCGCACCTGCCCGGCGTAGAGAGCGCCGGCAAAACCGGCGTACGTTACCGACAGCACGAACGACAGCGTCTTGGTGCGCATCAGGTTGATGCCCAGCGCCTCGGCCAGTTCGTCGCTGTTGCGCACCGCCATGAAGCTGCGCCCGAGCAGCGAGCGCACGATGCGCGCCATGATCCAGATGGCCAGTGCCAGGAAGGCAAGCACCAGGTAGTACTGCGACAGCGGCGTGCCGAACTGCAGCGGGCCGATGCCGCTCGGCGCCGGAATGCCCATGATGCCGACCGGCCCGTGCGTCAGGCTCTCCCACTTTTCGATCAGCAAAAACATGATGTAGCTGATGCACAGCGTGAAGATCGAAAAGTAGTGGCCCTTGAGTCGCAGCGACAG from Variovorax sp. PAMC28562 includes these protein-coding regions:
- a CDS encoding ABC transporter ATP-binding protein, whose amino-acid sequence is MLEITDLTKHFFGLTAVDHVTTRFERGQVSAIIGPNGAGKTTFFNLVAGTHKPTSGRIEFKGQDVTGLRPDQVAGLGIARTFQSTHLFDNATVLDNLIVGYRLRTQSGLWDVVVNSKRLQGEERLCREKARESLDFVGLSHIANRIAADITQEERKRVAFALALATDPELLLLDEPAGGVNPEETVGLAALIRKLVDHGKTVCLIEHKMDMIMRLADKIVVLNNGAKIAEGTPAEIRRDPQVIEAYLGTDAGTHAGADHAAV
- a CDS encoding branched-chain amino acid ABC transporter permease → MKLLEGKAGWALLAVVALIFPLFAQNNYLLSVATQAFIMAIAALGLNLITGYTGQFNLAHGAFMAVGAYTVGILTVDHHVPFWVAFVLAGLVTASIGFFVGLLSLRLKGHYFSIFTLCISYIMFLLIEKWESLTHGPVGIMGIPAPSGIGPLQFGTPLSQYYLVLAFLALAIWIMARIVRSLLGRSFMAVRNSDELAEALGINLMRTKTLSFVLSVTYAGFAGALYAGQVRFLGPDLASETVTFDLVMFILVGGIGTLLGPLVGTFLVTWLTQSLQFLQDYRMVVFGPVLIALIIFLPNGIVGTYLKRRARRADAAESAAAATTTTQFVETTAKAKAKAKHHA
- a CDS encoding ABC transporter ATP-binding protein, translating into MLRFENVDLHYGSFRALSGVTMHASAGELVVLLGANGAGKTSIFMAASGIQKASAGSIRFADSELVGKRPAQIVGAGVVHCPEGRKLFPMMSVKKNLVLGAYVHRSDKAGIKRSLDEVFGLFPILEKKQNDPAGSLSGGQQQMVAIGRAILGRPKVLLLDEPSLGLAPLVVKQVFEVIQRINRAGTTVLLAEQNAYSALAIAHRAYVIERGRITLEGDRDSLLNNEAVRAAYIGA